AAAACACCGTCCATGATTTGCTTGGGGTAGATGTCCCCCTTGCGGATTTGCTTCCAGAGGATGGCCTTGTTCAGGGGTTTGATAAGGGAGCCGACGGCCTAAGCTTTTCCTCGGTGCTTATGGAACAATATCTGGAGGCAGCTAATGTTGCTTTTGATGCCGCGATCCGCCGTTATCCCCCGCTGCCTGCTATTACTCGGCGGGCGGATATCATGTCGATCAGAGAGAACATTGAATCGGTCGAAAAGGAGAGGGCAGGCATAATCGAAGTCGATGAGTCATTAGTGAAATTCACGGCAGCATTTCCACCAGTTTGGGTGGATCCTGCCTGCCCACCTGAGGATGGAACTTATCGGTGCCGAGTGGCAGTGTGGCCATATCAACCAGGAAAACGATCGCTTTCGGTTGCGATCTACATCGGTTCGCTATTTGGAAATCACAATCTGGATTTCGTGGGTGTATTTGATGCAACGGGCACATCCAAGAAACCACGGATCATCGAGTTCACTCGAAAGATGTCAAGTCGTGATACGATTCATGTGGTTCCTCGAATTTGGCCCGAACATGTTCGTTGGCGAGATACGCACGAAAAACCGCCTGGCATCGGTATCTCATGGGTTGAAACCTTTGGTCCTCTCGATCAAGAGTTTCCATCGGAAGCTACCAAAAAGTTATTTGGCGAGGGGGAATCGATTCATCTGAAGCCAGAGCGACCGATATGGGTACGTGATCGCCCAGGACTTAGATTTCACGTGGTTGAGTCAACACAACCTGAGCAAGATATCGAGAGAATCCTTAAGGATTTTATCCCTAAAGCATTTCGGCGACCTGTCCCCCAGGCCGAGATGCAACCTTTTATTGACTTAGCCTTAAAGCAATTCTCTGGCGATCAAACCTTTGAACAGTCTGTGAGAGCAGGAATAACTTCAGTATTGTGCTCTCCACAGTTCTTGCTGCTAAATATTGGACCATCCGTCGATAACTACGATATTGCATCGAGGATGTCTTACTTTTTTTGGTCGACGTTGCCCGATAAAGAACTTCTAGAACTAGCAGTGGAAGGGAAACTGCGCGATCCTTCTGTGCGTCGTAAGCAGGCGATTCGCATGATCAACGATCCGAAAACTGACATATTCGTAAAGGACTTTACTGGCCAGTGGCTTGACCTGAGCGAAATCGAGTCGACTACACCAGATCAGACTCTGTTTCCAGAATTTGATCCCCTCTTACAACACGCAATGCTTGGTGAGACACATCAATTCTTCGCACGAGTTCTATACGATGACTTAAGTGTAATGAATTTTGTAGATTCAGACTGGACATTTCTTAATCATCGTCTAGCCTCGCATTACAACTTGCCTTTAGTAGGTGGCAACGAGCAATTCCAGTTTACAAAACTTCCATCTGGTAGTCTTCGCGGCGGCGTTCTGACACAGGCGAGTGTTATGAAAGTTACAGCGAACGGAACAGCGACTTCACCTGTGACACGCGGAGTGTGGGTCGCGGACAAATTGCTTGGGAGGCCCGCCCCACCACCTCCGCCAGGGGTTCCCGCGGTTGAACCAGATATTC
The genomic region above belongs to Blastopirellula marina and contains:
- a CDS encoding DUF1592 domain-containing protein, with the translated sequence MKKSARNLAVSGGVLSLVFLSVSANAAEQTEIRSFLSTHCIECHGPGTQEAQIRLDELQFPAQENDTTHIWARVVDAVERGEMPPAYQTQPKDAEKQKVIAGIIETVTESIRQPIALRRLNRLEYENTVHDLLGVDVPLADLLPEDGLVQGFDKGADGLSFSSVLMEQYLEAANVAFDAAIRRYPPLPAITRRADIMSIRENIESVEKERAGIIEVDESLVKFTAAFPPVWVDPACPPEDGTYRCRVAVWPYQPGKRSLSVAIYIGSLFGNHNLDFVGVFDATGTSKKPRIIEFTRKMSSRDTIHVVPRIWPEHVRWRDTHEKPPGIGISWVETFGPLDQEFPSEATKKLFGEGESIHLKPERPIWVRDRPGLRFHVVESTQPEQDIERILKDFIPKAFRRPVPQAEMQPFIDLALKQFSGDQTFEQSVRAGITSVLCSPQFLLLNIGPSVDNYDIASRMSYFFWSTLPDKELLELAVEGKLRDPSVRRKQAIRMINDPKTDIFVKDFTGQWLDLSEIESTTPDQTLFPEFDPLLQHAMLGETHQFFARVLYDDLSVMNFVDSDWTFLNHRLASHYNLPLVGGNEQFQFTKLPSGSLRGGVLTQASVMKVTANGTATSPVTRGVWVADKLLGRPAPPPPPGVPAVEPDIRGATTIRRQLEKHRSNADCASCHKRIDPAGFALEEFDPIGGHRKRYRVAVDRRKSARDLTYKMGPIVESAYELPDGRVFKNFQQFRDRLVESKSFVTRAIAEKLLIYATGRRIGISQREVVDEIVSKSAKNDYGLKSMILAMIESDFFIAD